The following nucleotide sequence is from Corylus avellana chromosome ca7, CavTom2PMs-1.0.
CACAAGAAAAAGAATGACTTGACTGCGGACCTGCGGTGAAGCTTTTATGCACGGCCATCGAACGAAGGGTGATGAAGGGTAAATtacggcttttttttttttttttttttttttatagtgttattaaaaaaatgatgtgatttttaaaattaggtttgcgattaattaatattaaattttgattaaatggtaattttaaaagttacatcattaTTGAAATGATACAAGAataacttctagaattactcaaattaattaaggatCTCATTCATTGGAGTCtggagagaaacaaaacaattaattaagatataacATGTACCAATAAATGAGTTACACATTACTTTGGTAAGCctctcttaataaaaaatttagtattccaactatttctcttttaaaaatcttaaaatcacagtttaacatttaaaatcataATGTTTAAAAGCACACCCTTTACTTGCAATTtgaaacatctttttttttttttttttttttaatgtttttcaaatcacaattttttaaaagcgTACTCCTAATAAACATGTATTATCTctgatttagtttaaatttgcacttttaatcaacaaaattgcaatgccaaacgACCTCTTAAAAGTACATatattttcaaacacaaaaatattcAATACCCAAAAATCTTAAATGAAACAATAGAATAAAGGATCTACCATTATACTTACATCACTCTTTGATGGAGATTAAAGTCTATAATCTTTGTCGTTTGGTGATAGAGAGATTTATTCAAACTTaaatagagaaagagatttctgggcattttttttaaaaaaaaaaatttgttctcctctttttttttttttggtcttatatTCTCtgtacaaaaatattaacaaataaccaaaaacacaaaacactcttaaATCAAACAAACACAGTTTTCACCTTCAATTATGTAACCCCAAAATACatattcaaaccaaaaaaaaaaaacagaacacattaacaaaatttaaatggaaTTATCTAAACTTGTCTAATAAGCTTAATAAGCCCCAACACAAAGTCCAACAGGAGAATTCCTAAACTTTATCCAACTCTaacctctttttctttatactttcttttttgttttccttttgatCCTACTTCCTTGGCCACTAGAGGAATCCTAGTGGGAAATGGGTATACACTTTCCTCGTAGTCTTCCTAACAAGTGAccgaaagagaaggaaaaaggagCGGAACTAGCAACCTAAGCCCTCTTTTGAATGAAAGACAGATTCCATTTGAttatttatagaagaaaagTTCAATTTTATAGTTAAGTGACTAGAAGAATGACTTCAATTAAAGATTATACGATAGaaatcacttcttttttttgacatgtccacacaaacaCAAGGGAAGGAGGAAGGGAATTCAAGACCTTCGCCTCACAAGGCGTGGttcacagtcgattgagctaccatttGGAGAaagaaatcacacttttatcTCATTATTATATCACTTTTTTTAGGTGATCGTGTTAATCAATTAATGGTTGATTGGCactctaattaaataaatgaattttctttgagataatattaaaaaccacatttttatctcataactatcatatatttCTGACGTAGTAATTCTAACGaaccttttaatttattttttacaatgaTTGATCCGAGGATTAGTGTGATTACTACTCAGCATTGTGGATTAATAGTTAtggaataaaaatttaatttatagcattactcttttctttGAGCCATAAGCTCcaagagaaatattatacaccacatttttatctcactttcCTCGCGATaagttattatttaaaaaaaaaaaaaaaaaatggttgattgACAATACTGTATCAACAgagtgaaatgaaaataaaataaaagtattgtGTATAACATGTATAATGCTAGACATCCCAAAGAATTCTTCCCAAAATATTTCCCAAATGATGTGgccagcattttttttttcctttaaaaattttcattctctcccctttgaaaatattttaaggaaaaatagtgcttaccacatcatttggaaaaaaaaattttagaagaatCCTTAGGACACCTAACAGCCCTCGTAAAACATTACTCAAGCTCCAAATTTAGCAAGATAACATATGAACACTTActtgaatttgaatatgataGCACTATGaatttttaatcatattatttgaataattaattcttttaatttcgTTCATACAAGTCTTCTTAAATCCTTTAAATTATCTAATTTCTCTATATCCCGGCCCTAAAATGAATTTCCTTTGGATGGTGAGTTTCAAGAATCCTTTTATTCTTCGTTTATTTACTGGTTGTTTTCGATAATTTTGGAATGTAATCTTTGAAgttgtttgtaatttttgggATGATCTGATATTGTTCCATATGGTGTTGCTTGTTGGttgttgttttacttttaatttcaagttattttatACTATCCAACATGTGTGTTGCTCACTATAAGTAGCTAGCGTTTTTATATCGTAATGTTCATCAATacaggttatatatatatatatatattaaaaaattgatgggcATTGTCCCATGGGCCAAATAAAAGAGAGGTTAgcatataatatttttcattttcaaactttgaaaatgaaaaataagaaagctaaaaagaaaataataacaaagataagcataTTTGAACACTTTACTCATACAAGCAGTAGGAGATACGACACGAATCAGCTCAAGTCCTCATACATACATACCATAATAATGTCATGGGAAATAAAACATCGATGATCGATTTTGATACATATTCAGAGACGGACACGTGGTGACAGGCGGCCTCCTAGCCTCCCCCTGTTTTAGAAATAACATCGACAACATGGGATAGCAAGCTAAGCTTACAAGGGTTCACTCATGTTACTATCAAACAACAACTCATGATGCTTCTCTCGTAATATAATCTTCAATTCATGTGATGGAGGCAATAGATCaattggttaattaattgactCAAATACTTGTCATTTAATCTCTCACGCAATCACCATCATGATCTGTAGTCCATGATGCTCCACATCCATAGCAGAACTCGGATGCACACCTGCAACTCCACAATCAACAAGATCTTATTTGCATTCAATGTGACACAATATTATATTGTCAATCACATCCAAACAAATACTGGAAACAGGTTGCTTTGATCAAGGATTTTGTTCAGCCTGTTTAAATTCAATATTAGGGGTTTAATTACTGAATCAATTATGTCATCTAATTGGACAAAGTTCACCTCAAATTTAGgcaagaaatgagagagaggaGAGTGCGAGGCTTGGGTGTTCGGGCAAGCaaccagtggcggagccacgttaccCCTTGGGGGTGCCAAGGCACCCCtaaggatttaattttttttacaattttaactACCCTACCCAATATCCAATCTCCCGCACCCCATTCCTTAGAGTAGAAGCCAAAATTAGTATGCCAGCGTGCCTGCTTTAAATCCCATAACATAACCAACATGATTATAGATTTTTCCTGCATAATTATACTActtatataactaatttatgATCAATCTAAGCAAATGCTTTAATTGTGTTATATGCAAGTCatgttttgaagaaaatatatagtaAAGCAAACTGACCTGCAAGTCATGTGTAAACAACCTTCAGTCTTTTCCACAAAGTATTTGCAATTGGGACACCTCTTCCATTTCTTCTCATGAGCAAGCTCCCTCAGCATGAGATCATCTCTTCCTCGCCCACTCTCATTTAGTATCTGAAACTCTTCGCATTCTACCCCTGGATGCCAGGGGACTTGACACTGTGCGCAGAACAATCTATGGCAGAATGGACACTCCGACTCTCTAATCACATCTCCTCCTCCGTTATCATTCACCAACATGGCAGAGCAGTCCTTGAAAGGACAGTAAAACATCATCTCAGATGCAAACAGCGCTCTGCATAGCTCCTCGTCCCACCTTTCCAGCACTTCTTTGGGAAGCATTGGCCTACAATCATCGAATTCCAGGACACCCTCGCATTCCAACCCGGGGCAAGAAACAACGGTTATGCCATCTTGGATCTTTGTGGAAACATGTTTGATAATACAGTCAGAACAAAAAGAGTGAACGCATCCCTCGTTTCTGAACATCTGGTCGTCGTCTTTCCTCTCCACGCAAATGTCGCAGAAGCAATGCGATGATTCTCCGGCTTCTTTTGTTGCCTCCTCGTGCTCTGGGTTGGGGGTCGGATGAATTGCTTGGATTGTCGGCGATGACGAGGCCCCGGTGTTTGCCATTTGAG
It contains:
- the LOC132186566 gene encoding E3 ubiquitin-protein ligase RSL1-like gives rise to the protein MAQESTSDLIFVDDFYFSLLFDEEEEEILPVSDAKYAEGLQFQEGVMSDLITSQMANTGASSSPTIQAIHPTPNPEHEEATKEAGESSHCFCDICVERKDDDQMFRNEGCVHSFCSDCIIKHVSTKIQDGITVVSCPGLECEGVLEFDDCRPMLPKEVLERWDEELCRALFASEMMFYCPFKDCSAMLVNDNGGGDVIRESECPFCHRLFCAQCQVPWHPGVECEEFQILNESGRGRDDLMLRELAHEKKWKRCPNCKYFVEKTEGCLHMTCRCASEFCYGCGASWTTDHDGDCVRD